AGGTAGAATTTCCTACAATGTGCTTACCTCATAACTTGAGCTTCCCCCGTATTGCTCAGActaaaatgagaagaaaaattGTCTCTGAGAATGCAAGCAGGGAAGATAaagtttgtattttcattttgattgtCAGCAGTGTACCGTAGCATGTTGTGATGTCATGCTTCGAGAATTAACGaaactttctcctgttctgaaaTCAAAGGTAGCCATACTCACTTGAACAACATCATAATTCCATTTATGAACACAAGAAGTTTAATTACTTACTGGGACTGGCATCAAATAGACAGCTGGAAGTATGCAGGCAAGCAGAATGAACGTCCTCATGGTTCCAGACTCCGTAGTTTTGGTTCCTAAAATATACATAAaattctgctttattttttgttgtgtgaTTCTACATCCAATATACATTAAACCCTTAATGCTTGTTTTATAGTATGTATCCAGCTTTTAGAGTAAGTATAACTATggtaaacaaacaaataaaatagtCCATCCATGACCAAAATTGATTTCAGGATATttcaaacaaaagtaaaaaagatttgttttttttttttactttgaggcctgttttaaacatgcacacattTACACCTAAGGACTCACAAATAtctttgtaaagaaaataatacgAAAAGGCGTAAAGATAAAAAAAGTGTTGTAGATTCCAATATTTCCGTTTATAAATCAATACTATATTTTTATCAAGGCTATATTTGTGTCATGCAAAATGATAATAATGCAGTAGACAGTTTTGCATTCATAGTATATTTACAGAATATGACTCTCCTATATTGAAACAGTAGATTGTAGAGTAATAAAGCACTGACAACATTTACAAGAGaaaaaatttaaatcaaagcaCTTAAGAAAATAGAGAAGTACCATTGATGGTACTTTAGGGATGCTCAGCCTTACCTGTTGTGTAAACTTCTGTTCTCTACTGAAGAGTTTCACATGCCAACACTGGTATTTAAAGCTTGCCAAATAAACACAATTATTTAATAACCACAGACTATTGAGAACTGCTGTTTCCACAGCCACGTAAATTCCAACAACATTACTGTTCTCTTGGCATAGCATTTAAAGCCATGGGAGATCAAAAGAACAAGTGTCTTCATTTAGTTCGGTATTGACTTTCACTGTTACAGTCTTATAAGCACAAAGGCACACATGTTGAGTCTATAATGAAACAGAACAACTGAGTCTCCTTTGTTTTAAGAAGAGTTACAATCAAGAGAAGGCTATTCAGTCCATGTAACTGTCTCTGACGTTTTAATTGATACAAGGATCTCATACAGCCATTTCTCAAAGGTTATCAGCctcaacaatatactgtagatggctGCATTCGTTGCATTTACAGCACACAAAaaatctcatttttaaatgcacttccacacagtttccacttctgtcctctggttcatgtttcactgttctgaAGAAGGCCCACTATTTTGACCTTTGTTAGCGTCGTTGAGGGCCGAGTCAGGGACACATTGGAGACGACCACCAGTGAACGGAGATCTACCCACAAACGAGCTCACCAGTTCCAGTGGCTGACTACTTACAACAAGCGCTGCCATATGTGTTAACCATCACCACCCATCATTCCTCACTCATCTCTAGTCACAACTTAGTTAAACCCTCAAATCCCTCTGCTCTTCGCTCGGTATTGGTTTCCCTTCTTAAGAGCTCCTACCGCGcccatttttttcagaaaactcttGTAAACGACTTCTTTGGCTTTggactttgtttttgttccttgACCACGATCTCACCTGACGATTCGGATTGGAATCCAGTGTTCACCGTTGCCTcgactctctctctcactctcatctGCATAGGATCATTCCACGTTCTGACTTGGATTCGTAACACACATCTTGTTCAAGCAAAAGTACCTCAATTGGTACATTTTACTTAATCATTTTCCCCATATGCTTGTTGAGTCCTCACTCACCTtaacataaaaaaactaaattccgTAACATAATATTCTTTCATTCATGGAATTAAACATCCATAGGATCTCATTGGGTATTCGAAGAAAGACTCACAAGGAAAatagaattaaaattaaaaagtctgTTTATTAGAAGTGTTAATACATAGTAGCATGACACTGAAAGAAAGCATTTTAGAGCCACTGTTTGTTAAATAAACAGTACTGACTGTGAAGAACAATAGGAGGATCATTGCTGTACTTCCAAAGATGTACCAAGTTTTACCTGTGCTCTTACAACACAAAGTATTATTCCCTGTGACTAATACACACAACATTTGGTTAATAATGGTTATATACTCATACCCACTGAGTAACTGTTTATACTCACATacagttaacatactgtagattttataAAAATGCAATTGCATATTTTCAGACTTTGTAGTTACCCTAACATATACCATTTATTTGTTCTTCTTTGTCTGTTCAGTGTTTGAGAGACAGCAAAGGGCTGGAGATCATCTTTGTATTCTGTTGTATTTTGCGTAACACACGTAACACACATACATCTACAAACTCATTTCTCCAGACTCTTACAGTACAGAAAGTGAGAATTTTGTATCTTCAGGGCTACAAAATCCACTTGTTTGAGCTGCTTTTGGACATCGTCGACTGGTGTTAGAATAGGAGCTTGTCATCCATGTCCACTGTAAAGATGCAACAACCAGACATGTTTAGGCAAAACAATGATTGGGGACCTAAATGAtaggatttattttttgtttatgtgacttaaacttttaaatacagtatatttcctcaTCTGTTGAGCAATGTTACATTTATACTTGATTGTTgttagaatattttattttgcttgtcatttTAAGATCAATATCCAAGATCAATATTCCTGTTATTATCGGGATGTCACTTTTTCCTGTGTTACCGTAAACAGGACAGTCTGCCATAAGCACAGAGCACAAGGTGGAGGTACATCCTAGATGCGATGCCCATCCTTTTCACACAGGGTTACACACAGGCCTAGTTTAGAGACTCCAATTAATCTCCCCAACATGTCTCCAAGTGGGATGAGGAAACCAGTACGAGCTCACTTTGGAAAGGTTTTCTGGTCCCTGGTAAATTAATTGGCTACTTGCTAGATGCGCTTTTCATCAGTCACTATTAAATTTTAAGTGAGGATCTAACCAAACAATATTTAGttactgttttttgtttgtttcatgcGTCTCATTTGCAATACGGCTCGACGTATTGTCAAACGCCGGAATAGAACAGTCAGGCATAAAAACAAAGCTTGTACCGTCAAGTTTACGCAAGACTGGGGGGAAACTTGAGCACGCTCTCACCTTCCTTGATGCCGAAGCAGGCGCACCACTCCCGGAAAGACACCTGCTTGTCTTTGTCAGCGTCACACTCCTGAAAGAAGCGGGAGGTGCAGTGCTCCATAGGCACCAGGGGCACACGCAGCGGAGCCAGCTCAGAGTGGGAGAGGTACCTGCGGAcacagcatggaattaacctctacctgttcctttgcagcccccGCGTGCTGACGCAACTAGGTACAGTACTCAAGCTTCATACCAATATAACTTGCTCATCAGGGCTgcacagaacattttttaatatagaGAGCTCAGAAACAGGCCCAGTAGTTTGCACAGAGATATTACCAAAAGGTAATGGTGTTTGAAATTCAATTTTACCTATCTACTGAGACAGAATGACAACGCAGCACCATAAAAGGACACATTTAAATATAGAAACCTTGAGCTCCGAAATCTTAGTGTTAAATagacaagcattttttttttattcttcacttAGTGCTGCGATTGAGAGGGAATAAGAAATAAAGGAAACCGTTTCTCCTGTCAAAAGAAATGCATATAAGGTCATAGGATTCCATGACCAACAGCAGTGGAAAAAGACCTACTGTCTGTATAAAATGCTGGTGTTGGACTGTCAGAAGTTTGTAAAACCAGCCTTAACACTTAACCAGAATACCTTCTCCACTCTAATACACCAAGAGTTAAGACCTGCAAAACACATCTTTTTGATTTCTTTACACCTTCCAACATAACAACCCAAATGCTTTTTTTGCACTTGTACTGTATTCCtgtttgtgcttttctgttaaGACTTTTCACCTAACAAGGCAGATGAAACATTTGGTATAAACGGAGGTGCTGGGTTCAAaatcatttaacattttattcctCAGCTGTGTCGATGGGGACAACACGACACTCTGTTTGGTCTCCCATTTGATTAATGATCTCAAGCTTTGTACAGAATACTGAGTTCTAAACTAACTAACACGCCACCTTACTAGACTATCCTAATTAAAGATGATTCACTGACAATCAATGTTTGTCACGTCATTaactttttcaaatgaatttCTGCAGGAAGGTTAGATCCTGATCTCGCATACTTCCGCTTGCCTGCATATATCGGTCTCGTACCCAGGACATCCAGTAGTGCATCTCTCCACTGTCCCTCCCGCCACCCCATCTACAGTACACCCCTGCAGCAACTTCCTGGTCTGGGCCATAAGGCAGGGCTGCCAGTTCCCTCAGCCAGGTGAGCTTCGCCCAAATGTACCCTGCCTATCCCTCCTCTCTGGTTTATGAGGATCTAACCGAACTGGTGGAATCCATTGTTTCTGTGTTCTGACCTGTCAGCAGGGTGTTGGTCCATCTGTGCAAACTGCCAGTGCACTGGGTAGATATACATGTTGTAATTTTTTTCAAAGTCTCTGACCAGCGTCTCAATGGGGTGATCGTCTGCCTGAAGCCGTCTCTCACTCTCATGCATCTTCTGAACCTGTGGAAGCAAAGTACATCTTCAGGGTACTGTGAATGATCCCAAAGTCaagaaaacaatatactgtatgagggcCAAAAAATAAGCTTCACGTTGATTATGAGAAAGAAGGAGTAAATCACATATTTGCAGACTGCTTGTTTTCACACCTCCTCCTTCTGTTAATTTTGTTGGCAAAATCATCTTTCAAACTCAATTCTACCTTACTAATGTGAAAAAAGACATACCTACTACAATTATTTAATTTGGAataaaaatgcatactgtatgtactagaGGGGCATATTGACTTAAGGGCTCTAGCCTCTAGCGAGAGCACGGGGCATCTGTATTAAGTAATACAATTGTAAATCATTAAAAGCTTTCAGAAATCACAATACTGTGTATGTAGATTATAAAGTGTTTTGGATAGGTTGTGTTTTTGCGTGTTGCTGCAATATTGCCTGTCATACAAGGTTCAATAATTCAAATAGAATATTCTATTATTTTATGACAGTACTCTGTTCTCTTTTACGTTTGGTTTAACCTTTAAAAGGCCCCAGAGTGTATTTCCATTTCTGGTGTCCCCTCAAAGTATTCTTTCTGAATACATTACATCTCATACCTCAATACACCACTATTTGTAAGTGAGTGCAAAAGATTCCAATATCCAAGATCAAAGAATGATTGTCTTTCCTACTAAGGAAAACTTTAACATCAGGTATTTTGAGATGTGCCCAATCTTGTGACTTTACATAAccaagtactgtatacatatttttGCACAGAAAGGGTTTGATATGCCAGgcttgctttttttgttttatttacttcaaatcacaaatgtgaaaatgacaaaatcatcTGAATAATATCTCTAGGTGGGAATTTTCATCTCTACCCACCATTAACATAAGCAATCACATTTTATATGATGTCATTTGAGAGAAGAATGCTGTGAACAGCCAAATATTGGATTAACATAAATCATATCCAGCAAGATCCATTCTGAATTCAGCTcctttgttatacagtacatcattacaATTGCTTACCCTTGTGCGCTGCTTAGGGGTAAGAAAGCCAGGAGACTTCATGTCATGTTCATAAAGCTgtagcaaaacatttttcagcCAGTCGCGCATGCGCAGAGGGAACTGTGCCAGCTCATTGGCCTGACAAGGTGCAATGTCTGTTAAAGCACATAAACCCCACATTAATACCATAGCAATCACATCCCCTTTCAACTACCCATTTTGTAATGGGATTCATGAGAAAACTTCAATACAAAAGGCAGACCCCATCTCCTATCAATCACTTGCTTGCAAAGGTATTGCACAAGGTAAAAACATGGTAAGGTAAGGTAATAGCATAATTGCAGACTTTTTCTATCTCACATTTCTACACTTAAGCATCTCTCCACAAACTACATCCATCTCCACTGCCAAAGCAGTCACCCTTTGGCTCATTTAAGAGACTggcatatttttaaatgcattttaaattaaaaaacccaAGACTCAAGAGAGCCGCACCTGACATACATTTGAAGAATACAATCGACAGtgctatttaaaatatgccttgTAAATTAGAACgcaataaaaattaaagataAAAACTATGCTTTGTTTGtgagaaaaaataacttttgtgcCCCGCCCCAAAAGTAATGTTTTTCCCATACATTTGCAAGGTCCAGCGTAATCTAAGTGAAGTCTATGGCCTTTTTTAGTTCCGTCAAGATTGCACTTTGTAGCAAAAAGCTGACAAGATGTGTCGTAGGTCTTGTTGTCAGTTCCACACACCTAGatgaagcaaataaaaaaaaatgaattgcagAGACAAAATGCATCTATAAAGTTCTGAAGTTCTGTCATCATTGATATCCAGCTTCAATACTTTGAAGGCCAAATTgtccaaggtactgtatataaacacaaAGGATAATGTCCTCAGGGCTTGCATATTGTTACCACTGTTTGAGATCACAATCCCCTCTTTATGCAAGTCTACAGGGCTGTCAGATCTGGCAGCctgcatgtttttctttaacatcCAGGTGTACCAGAGAGCATTGCTTTACTGACCCTCTTAAGGATCAGTTAGTGGCCAGATGCATCACATTTGTAGAAGCAGGCATTTGTAGAAGGtcaattaattttcaaatataAGAAAACACAGTGGAGATTGATTTGTCTGGTCTCTTAGTATAGCGCTAACCATCTGGAGTGTGCAAATGAGGTTTTTGCCAATTGGCAACATTTTGTGGACAGATGAACCATGATTACATCTCCACAGGGACTAAATTAATCCACATAGATCATGTAATTACTACTACATGTTGGTAGGTTTACAGAAGAGCTAAATTAAGTTTCTTTCAGGTTGTGTTACATCAGTTAAGCATTTTTTCGGCTTGTGTGTTTGCTTGTGCATACTGCACAGTATATGTGTACAATTGTCGTAAACAGTACTTACATGCTCAAATTCCCCTTTGCTGGAAATACATGAGGAGGGatcctgacagacacactcgGGATCATTATCTTTGTTAACTTGACAGATTTTGCCTCGTTTGCAACGGAAGTTTTCACAGGTACCTGAATTAATGAAAGAAGAATCAGAAATTCTTATTTGTCTTCTTAATTCCAGCCTTTTGTAAAAGCTTACCTTTAATTAATACACAGTAGAAAGGACATAAGAACTCGAAAAcaccttcaacaacatgactaggTAGCATTTTCCTTACTCCCACAGCTCCTTgggtaaataaatgaataaaaaaaacaggttccAGAGAAACAATATCTTTTCTGTAATGTGGTGAATACAACTTTACATAATATTCTAAAGGAGGGTTATTTGTGCAAAATGCATTATATTCTGAAGCAGAAAAGATAACTTGCTGAATCTACATTAACTCTCATGTTTCAGTTTAAACTAATAACAGGAATCAGACCTGTGTCATTGACGTATGTTTGTGCAGTGTTCTGAGCTAACCAAGTGTTACCAAGCTAACCCGTCAGGTCcaaaaagaaaagcacacaaACTATAACCATCATTTATAAATGATTTATAactcataaaatatttctgttatgttttaaagaatatctctgtttcattgtttaattagttcaaatctttttctttactcctTATACCAgtggtttattttttccattctcttgagaaataaagaaaaatggcaTCATCATACATGTAGTTGTTACCGAGATTCCTAATGAAGTTCTAAAAGAGACGTACCTTGTTGAGAGATGAACCCTGTTACCAGATTCCTGAATTCCTACCATGTGTGCACTTCAGGAAATAATACTTACTGACATCTGCTTCCTGCGTGTCCTCATCTCTGGAAAGCTGTTCCTGGAGGTAAACCTCCTCAGCAGCCCTTTTCTGAACAGGACTAATCCCAATCACTGATGTCTAAATGGATTGGAAAAACATGTCTATAATCAAGCAGTGCTACAGTAAGTACACATGATGGGCCTTAGATTTCTTCTTGTGATTTTATGGGAATAAAATTGAATAATGTAATGAACTAGTCAGTTTGAAATGCAAACACACACCAGTGCATCCTGATTATCTTGTAGATTTGTTCACACTATGACATGAAAACTTTGAATTTAGAAGCAGAATTTAAATACAAGACAAATGCTCAATCGAATGATATAAAGGTGATCTCGATAACTATTTCAatcccagtatttttttttttattatttcttatttcccCATTAGGTGTTAATCAAATGTTTTAGGGACTTTTTTCAACTTTATTAAAATTTCTAATGGATAAAAGTATAATATTTCTTTGAGTTAATATAATTCTATTCTATCAGCGAGAGagaattattaattaaactGACATATTCTAGATGCAATTGACATCACCTTCATGTCAATCAGTTGTGCAAAGgtttgtatttaaatttaatttatggaATGTAAATAACCCTGAAGAAGGTCTGAAACATGCCCGCTAGTTCTTATTGTTTAATATTAGAAAAAGAGAATATTTCTGAAAGCTTTGTGTTCTTATCTACATGAGTGTAGACCTTTCTCTAGCTGTTGATTTTGTACAATTCCAAGTTTATTATAGCTATAAGAAATACTTCTGGAACAGGAATGTGACCCCcaatattttaattagaaatgtaaACAGTAGCAATAATGCTATCTGAAATATTGAATATACTGAAATAGTGTAATACCTCTGGAGGTCTGCATATAATTCAGGCTGGACAGGAAGCACATACTGTTGTCTGCAttccttttatttaaagaaCCTGGGATATAGCCACTGCCTACTAATTGGCGAATAAGTGCTGACTTACATATATAGCAAAGTACTTTTGACTAGGTATACAAATTCTGTCTGTGGCCATTGAAATAGCACTTCAACATTCCTATTTAAGGAGGTCACAAAGCTTCACCCACATCACAAACATTGTTTTAGCTGACTCCTAAAGTGACTTGGATATTACTGGTCTGTTTTGTTGGATTTTCAAAGAGAAGCCTTCAAGCCTTATTGTTCTGTGCCTGCCAGAGATACACAGCGATCTGACATATGTAATGATATGACTTGCAGTgttctgtatctacagtatataattaccCATTTTCCTGATTTCCTCTTTTTGGTTTTAGGGACTGTGTTCTCCCTCATCTGAAGAACCCCATGCCCCCCATCCGGTCTTTCTTGAGCTCCATGTTCACTAGATGTTTTTCCACTGTGGCTTTTCTTTTCGTTTTTTGATATGCCATTCATGCGACTGGCATTGCTTTCCTGCTGCTCCTCCGCACTGCTCTCTGTTCCTTCTGGTTCTGTATCTGTGGCCTCTTGCAGGTTGTTGTTACTGTCGTCTTTGTTTTTGGGCTCACTCCCTGTGTCTTTGGATTGACTGCTCTCAACGTCATCACCCTCTTCTTCGTTGACCTCTGGACTTTCACTCATGCCCTCTTCCAGAATACCTCTTGGTTCAAACTGGTTCCTACCTCTGTGTTTTCCTTGGGAATCATAGTCATCACTGTCAATGTTTGATTCTCCATCATCTTCCCTGACCTCTCGGCTGTCCTGATCATCCTTGTCTTCAGTATAGCCCATATCTGTAAGTATTTCAGTCTCTGTACTGCTGCCAATCTCCTGAAAGCTGCTTACACTATCATTGCCTTTATCATCTGGTTCATCTGCTGATAAACCATCTGCCAAATCCTGGGATCCCCTTCGTCTGTCCAGGTCATCATCTTGACTTGTCTGTGCCTCTTCACTGAGTAGCACAGGTGAAGCATTCTGCTCAGTATCTTCTTCATCCTGTTTTTCCTGACTGCTTGCTTCTAAGGATATTACAGCAGGTAGCTTTTCTCCTTCACTTAACTTGTCAAGATCCCAAGATTCCTTGGGATTTAAcatcataaaacaaaaatagaaagtttgaaattatactttgtttttcaaacattaacattttcaagCATGAACATTTAAAGTAAGAATGATTAATTTATCtttgctcatacagtatatctctctTAGAAATGAATTATAAATTGACTTCAATGTATTTCACTTCCCAATGTTTTTGGGGGGAGGCAGCAGTACTTTATATATTGGGTACTTTATGTATTGggtaagagaaaaactgaaaatactgAATTGTCAAACAGCCTTTTCTGAAAACAGCTAATGGTTAATGCGTTAGTATCTTTGCTTTTGTTGCATGTAGTCAATAAAGCATTCTcaacaatacaaatacaaaaaagtcTTAGTGATATGTTACTCCTTTCAGtctgaaaacatattttgtagAAGGTAAGGTGAGAAGAATGAAGAAGATAAGAGGTGATAAGGAGGTAAGGAGCTCCAAATAAGGAGATAAGGAGAGGATCTAACACAAAAGCAGCACAAAGCTTGGTATCAATTTAATATTACCCTAGAAAGAAACTCAATTTtcataaaacattaatattaacTTCATTGAATAATATCGTAACAGTTACCATACACAAATcttgtttaatttgttatgtaaGCAAACATGGAAACACATTTTGTAGTTTATAGTCATTACTACTgtcagtaagtactgtatgcaaaaGATTATCTATTACCTTTCCATTCTGTGTCACTGGTGTCTTCAGTGAAACCGTATGTGTTCTGTGAGGCTTGCTTGTTACCTTGTGCATGAGAATTAAAATAAGCAACAGTATTctgaataacaataataatatgaaacaaataacaaaaacaaataaaccccagaaaaatgttaaaagaaatgtatgttatatacagtataattaatcaGTTTCCAATGTGATGGAACATCCTTGATCATGGTTCTGGGCCTACATTAAGGAAAAACATTGCTcaccttttgaaaatgtgaaacatTATATATGATATCTATTTAATTGACTCAAGGTTTAAAGTTACTTTTTTCATGCAGAAATTGTTTGGTTAGTGTTTATTTCTCTTTCAGGCTTAATATAGTTATTACCTCTTGAGAGTTGCAACATCACTGCCAAACAATGCTGAGCATGTCTACTCACATTTTTGTCCCTTCATGAACCTGATAAATGCAACAGTGCAGTAGGGTATCAGAGGACTGAGAGCCTTGTTCCCTTGTTTT
Above is a genomic segment from Lepisosteus oculatus isolate fLepOcu1 chromosome 1, fLepOcu1.hap2, whole genome shotgun sequence containing:
- the sparcl1 gene encoding SPARC-like protein 1 is translated as MMNLLLLCLLTLAFADPVTSKPHRTHTVSLKTPVTQNGKESWDLDKLSEGEKLPAVISLEASSQEKQDEEDTEQNASPVLLSEEAQTSQDDDLDRRRGSQDLADGLSADEPDDKGNDSVSSFQEIGSSTETEILTDMGYTEDKDDQDSREVREDDGESNIDSDDYDSQGKHRGRNQFEPRGILEEGMSESPEVNEEEGDDVESSQSKDTGSEPKNKDDSNNNLQEATDTEPEGTESSAEEQQESNASRMNGISKNEKKSHSGKTSSEHGAQERPDGGHGVLQMRENTVPKTKKRKSGKWTSVIGISPVQKRAAEEVYLQEQLSRDEDTQEADVSTCENFRCKRGKICQVNKDNDPECVCQDPSSCISSKGEFEHVCGTDNKTYDTSCQLFATKCNLDGTKKGHRLHLDYAGPCKYIAPCQANELAQFPLRMRDWLKNVLLQLYEHDMKSPGFLTPKQRTRVQKMHESERRLQADDHPIETLVRDFEKNYNMYIYPVHWQFAQMDQHPADRYLSHSELAPLRVPLVPMEHCTSRFFQECDADKDKQVSFREWCACFGIKEVDMDDKLLF